One stretch of Pelmatolapia mariae isolate MD_Pm_ZW linkage group LG3_W, Pm_UMD_F_2, whole genome shotgun sequence DNA includes these proteins:
- the paip2b gene encoding polyadenylate-binding protein-interacting protein 2B isoform X2, with translation MSGPEVAKTPGGGAPEKEGKEPVANGHAGENNDANPFAEYMWMENEEEYNRQVEEELLEQEFLERCFQEMLEEEDQDWFIPSRDLNNQGVGQLQQQLNGLSVSDHHSNLEEVARKSILNPEAKEFVPGKKY, from the exons ATGAGCGGTCCAGAGGTGGCTAAGACACCAGGAGGCGGAGCTCCAGAAAAGGAAGGGAAAGAGCCGGTTGCCAATGGCCATGCGGGAGAAAACAATGACGCCAACCCGTTTGCTGAATACATGTGGATGGAGAATGAGGAGGAGTATAACAGACAG GTAGAGGAGGAGCTGTTGGAGCAGGAATTCTTGGAGCGTTGCTTCCAGGAGatgctggaggaggaggaccaGGATTGGTTCATCCCTTCGCGCGACCTCAACAACCAGGGGGTGgggcagctgcagcagcagctcaacGGCCTGTCGGTCAGCGATCACCACAGCAACCTGGAGGAAGTGGCG AGGAAGAGCATCTTGAATCCTGAAGCAAAGGAGTTTGTCCCGGGGAAGAAATACTAG
- the paip2b gene encoding polyadenylate-binding protein-interacting protein 2B isoform X1: MPEPAEMSGPEVAKTPGGGAPEKEGKEPVANGHAGENNDANPFAEYMWMENEEEYNRQVEEELLEQEFLERCFQEMLEEEDQDWFIPSRDLNNQGVGQLQQQLNGLSVSDHHSNLEEVARKSILNPEAKEFVPGKKY, from the exons ATGCCAG AGCCAGCTGAGATGAGCGGTCCAGAGGTGGCTAAGACACCAGGAGGCGGAGCTCCAGAAAAGGAAGGGAAAGAGCCGGTTGCCAATGGCCATGCGGGAGAAAACAATGACGCCAACCCGTTTGCTGAATACATGTGGATGGAGAATGAGGAGGAGTATAACAGACAG GTAGAGGAGGAGCTGTTGGAGCAGGAATTCTTGGAGCGTTGCTTCCAGGAGatgctggaggaggaggaccaGGATTGGTTCATCCCTTCGCGCGACCTCAACAACCAGGGGGTGgggcagctgcagcagcagctcaacGGCCTGTCGGTCAGCGATCACCACAGCAACCTGGAGGAAGTGGCG AGGAAGAGCATCTTGAATCCTGAAGCAAAGGAGTTTGTCCCGGGGAAGAAATACTAG